The genomic window TGATATAACCTCAGCTTTATTTATAACTTTAGAACAATTTCCGTTTGGGCTTGTCCTTATGGTATTAGCAATTCTTTTAATAATAACTTTTTTTGTAACTTCTGCAGACTCAGCTACTTTTGTATTAGGAATTTTGTCTACTCAGGGAGTGCTAAATCCTAGTAAAAGAATTAAGTATGTGTGGGGGATTCTTCAATCAGGTATAGCAATTGCACTTCTTTGGAGTGGAGGTTTAGAAGGATTACAAACAGCATCAATAATTGCGGCCCTACCCTTTGCTATTATCATGCTGGGGATGATTGTGTCTATAAACAAGGAATTAAAGGAAGAGTTACACAGACAAAAAGAAAAAGAAAAACGAAAGATAAAAAAATTAGAAAGAATGATGGAACAACACCTAAAAGATAAGGATGATGGGAGGTAGAAAATAAAATATCTTTACAAAGTATTATTTTTAGATTATAAATATAGTAATAAAAAAAATAGCTAGGGGTGCCACACTGGCTGAGAAGGTTTTTCCTAACCCTTGAACCTGATGTAGTTAATACTACCGTAGGGAAGCATATAAGATTTTAATGAATTTTAACAGCTACCTATCGGTAAGCTGTTTTTTTAATTTTGTTAAGTAGTATTTGGTAATTAAACGCTGATTAACGCTGATAATTATTTAATTATTTGGTTTTATATAACTGTAACATGGAAAAATAAATATACATCAAGGGGAGCTTATAGGGATAGGCTGAGAAAGAGATGTTATCTCTGACCCTTATACCTGATTTGGATAATGCCAACGTAGGGATTGATATTTTTTAAATACAAATCTCTATAGATTTGTATTTTTATTTTAAGGCAAAGGAGGACTTAATGTTGATAGTTAATGGTAAGGAAATGAAGTTTGAAAAAGATATTACTGTAAATGAGCTTTTGCAAAAGCTAGACCTTAATCCAGATAAGGTGGTTGTAGAAGTTAATTTAGATATTGTTTCAAAAGATAGATATGATGAACATATTTTATCTGATAGTGATTCTGTAGAGATAGTTGCCTTTGTAGGGGGCGGTTAAATGAAAATAATGTTGAATGAAAAGAGCCACTTCGTTTCATCGGGAACAACAGCATTTCAACTAAGAGATGAAGTAAAGCCTGATGCAGATATAGTTGTTTTTAATGGTTTTATAGTAAAGGAAGATTATCCTTTAAAAGATGGAGATAAAATAACCCTTATAAAAAGAGGAGAAATTCCTTCACAAGAAGAGATGGAATCCTTACTAGTAGCCCGTCATACTCCGGGAGTACACGAAAGTGTGAAAAAAGCATTTGTAGGTATAGCTGGTTTAGGGGGGTTAGGTTCAAATGTAGCTGTTTCATTAGCCAGACTTGGTATAGGGAGGTTACTACTAATTGATTTTGACATAGTAGAACCTAGCAATCTTAATAGGCAACAATATTTTATTAACCATATTGGAATGCCTAAAACTGAAGCATTAAAGGAATTGATAGCACAGATTAATCCTTTTGTAGAGGTGGAAACTAAAGATGCTTACTTAGATAGTACAAACATTAAAGAGGTATTTAGTGATGTAGATATTATTGTAGAAGCCTTTGATAATCCACAAAGCAAAGCAGAGCTAGTTAATATAGTTTTGCAAAGTTTGCCTAACAAACCAATTGTAGCAGCATCGGGTATGGCAGGCTATTTTTCCAATAATTTAATTACTACCAAAAAAATTAGGGAAAATTTTTATTTAGTAGGAGATGATACTTCTGAAGCTAAACCCGGTAGTGGTCTAATGGCACCACGTGTAGGGATAGCTGCTAATCATCAGGCTAATATGGTTTTGCGACTAATATTGGGTGAAAAAGATATTTAACATAGGAGTGATTATATGGATCCATTAATGATAGGTGGTACTGCTCTAAATAGCAGGTTGTTAATAGGTACAGGTAAATATGCTAATGATGCAGTCATGCCTGAGGTTATAAAGAAAAGTGGAACAGAGGTAGTAACAGTTGCTCTAAGAAGAGTAGACATGGAGTCAAAACAGGACAATATTATTGAACATATACCAGAGGAATGCATATTACTCCCTAATACCTCAGGAGCAAGAAATGCAGAAGAAGCTGTGCGCATAGCACGTTTAGCACGAGCTATGGGCTGTGGTGATTGGGTGAAGATTGAGGTTATTTCTGATAATAAGTACTTGCTTCCAGATAACTACGAAACCACAAAAGCTACAGAAATACTAGCTAAAGAAGGGTTTGTGGTACTACCTTATATGAGCCCAGATTTGAAGGCAGCTCAAAGAATGGCAGATGCAGGAGCAGCCGCAGTTATGCCGTTAGGAGCACCGATTGGCAGTAATCGAGGAATTAGGACTAAGGAATTAGTGCAAATAATGATAGATGAAATAGATTTACCTATTATTGTAGATGCAGGTATTGGTAAGCCATCTGAAGCGGCTGAGGCCATGGAAATGGGAGCCGCTGCAGTTTTAGTTAATACAGCTATTGCTACAGCACAAGACCCAGTAAATATGGGAGAGGCGTTTGCACTAGCAGTAAAGGCTGGTAGAATGGCGTATTTAGCTAAAACAGGACCAGAAAAAGTTTATGCAAGTGCATCATCACCATTAACAGGTTTTTTACATGAAGGGGATTTATAATGAGTTTTTACGAGTATTATTCGAACTATAAAAACATAGAGCATGAGGCTTTTTTTAAAAACCTTACAGAAGCAGATATTTTAAGAACTATTAGTAAGAGTAAGATAAGTGAACTAGAGTTTTTAGCACTATTGTCACCTTTAGCAGCTAACTACTTAGAAGATATGGCTAGAAGAGCCCATCAGGCATCATTACAACACTTTGGGAAAACTGTTTTGCTATATACGCCAATGTATTTAGCTAATCATTGTACAAACCATTGCTCTTATTGCACTTTTAGTGTTGCTAATAACATAAGTAGACATAAACTTTCGTTGGAAGAAATAGATAAAGAAGCTAAAACTATATCTGCTACTGGGCTAAAACACATTCTTGTTTTAACAGGTGAATCTAGAAAGGATACTCCTGTTTCATATATTACTGAAGCTGTAAAAATATTAAAAAAATACTTTGACTCTATTTCTATAGAAATTTATCCACTAACAGAAGAAGAATACAAACAGCTAATAGATGCCGGGGTAGACGGGTTAACTATATACCAAGAAGTATATAATGAAAAAATCTATGACCAGGTACATATTTCCGGTCCTAAAAAAGACTATCACTTCCGACTAGATGCTCCTGAAAGGGCTTGTAAAGCAAAGATACGAAGTGTAAACATTGGAGCATTATTAGGCTTAAATGATTGGAGAAAAGAAGCCTTTACTACAGGTTTACATGCAAATTATTTACAAAGTACATATATGGATGTAGAAACTAGTGTATCACTACCACGCTTAAGACCACATAAGGGTAGCTTTGAGCAGGTAGTACATGTTAGTGATAAGGATTTGGTACAGATAATGTTAGCTCTTAAGATATTTATGCCGTATTTAGGGATTACTATATCTACAAGGGAAAAACAAGAGCTACGAAACCATCTAATTCCTTTAGGAGTAACCAAAATGTCTGCAGGCGTATCAACCGAAGTAGGTGGTCACAGTAGCTGTATTGATGGAGATGGACAATTTGAAATAAGTGATACACGTAGTGTTGATGAGATAAGAGATGCTATAAGAGAAAGAGGTTTTCAACCAGTATTCAAAAATTGGATGCAAATTACGTAGGGAAGCAGTTTTTTATTTATAGAAAAAAACTTTTAAAAAAGCCAATAAGTTTTGGATAAAGCAAGATGTTTTAATTTTGAATTTTAAATTTTGATTCCACTGCAAAAAGCTAAACTTAGACTATGGAATCGGCTGAGCAAACATGTTTATCACGCCACTCATCGGTCTTTACCTCCATTTTAGCTTAGCACTTATTATCTAAAATGATTTTTTATTTATACTTAGCCGTGATCTATGCACCACGCCTTGCTATTCGGGACTTAGATAAACATGTTTGCTCAGCCTTAAGCTTGTTGTAGTTACTTTTTGTAGCAGAATCAATTTTAAATTCTTAATTATTGTTAGGAAACTAACGTTTCCTTTTTTATTATAAAAATTGGGAAACTTTGTTTCCCTACCATAATTAAAAATTGAGAATTAAAAATTAATAATTATCATTCAAATATAAGTAATGTAGAAAGTGATAAATAGTGTTTTTAGAATAAATAACCTAGAAATATTAAACAAAAAAAGGAGAATGAGTAAAAATGTATACGACACAGATGGATGCGGCTCGAAAAGGTATAGTTACTAAAGAGATGGAGATAGTGGCGAAAAAGGAGCAAATGAATGTTTTAGATTTGCTTGAGTTAGTGGCTAAAGGAACAGTTATTGTACCAGCTAATAAAAACCATAAAAACCTTGACCCAGAAGGGATAGGGAAAGGTATGAAAACCAAAATAAATGTAAATTTAGGAATTTCTAAAGACTGTCCTAACATTGAAGCTGAATTAGAAAAAGTACAAGTGGCTTTAGATATGAAGGTTGAAGCAATAATGGATTTAAGCTCATATGGTAAAACCGAAGAATTTAGGCAAAGAGTAATTGCAATGTCACCAGCTATGATTGGCACTGTTCCTGTATATGATGCGATAGGGTTTTATGATAAAGAACTAAGTGAAATAAAATCAGAAGAATTTTTAGATGTAGTTGAAAAACATGCTCAGGATGGAGTTGATTTTGTTACTATACATGCGGGCATAAACAAAGAAACAGCAGAAGTGTTTAAAAGAAACTCACGTTTAACAAACATAGTTTCTAGGGGTGGAGCACTAATGTATGCATGGATGGAGCTAAATAATAAAGAAAATCCATTCTTTGAACACTACGACAAACTATTAGATATATGTGAAAAATACGATTTAACCTTAAGCCTTGGAGATGCCTGTAGACCCGGAAGTATAAATGATTCTACTGATGCTAGCCAAATAAAAGAACTAATGATTCTAGGTGAGTTAACTAAAAGGGCGTGGGAGAGAAATGTACAGGTAATGATTGAAGGGCCGGGGCATATGGCTATAAATGAAATAGAAGCCAATATGGTTATCGAGAAAAAATTATGTCATGGAGCTCCTTTTTATGTATTAGGGCCATTAGTAACTGATGTAGCACCTGGTTATGATCACATTACAAGTGCAATTGGTGGAGCTATTGCGGCTAGTCATGGTGCGGACTTTTTATGCTATGTAACTCCTGCCGAACACTTAAGACTTCCCAACCTAGAAGATATGAAAGAAGGAATTATAGCATCGAAAATAGCAGCTCATGCGGGTGATATTGCTAAAAATGTTAAAGGGGCTAAAGAATGGGATTATGAAATGAGTAAGGCTAGGCAGCAACTAGACTGGGAAAGAATGTTTGAATTAGCCATAGACCCTGCAAAAGCTAGGAGGTATAGAGAAGAATCAATGCCTGAACATAGTGATAGCTGTACGATGTGTGGAAAAATGTGCTCTATGCGTAATATGAACAAAGTTATGGAAGGTAAAAGTGTTAACATTTTAAGAGAGGATTAAAGAATGATGCTTTACCTAGTAACTAATAGACATCTAATAAAAGAGGATAATTTATTAAATGTGGTAAAAAAATCAGTTGAAGCAGGAGCGAATGCAGTAATACTAAGGGAAAAGGATTTAAACTTTGAGGAGCTTTACCCAATTACCATGGAAATCAAGAAGGTAACCGAAAAAAATAACGCATTATTAATTGTTAATAACAACCTTGATGTAGCTATAAAATCTAAAGCTGACGGTTATCATTCTAGTTTTAAAGACTTTATAAATGCCTCTAAACATTTCCCGAGAACTAAAGGGGTTTCTATACATAGTGTAGAAGAAGCAATTATAGCGGAAAATAATGGTGCAGATTACCTATTAGCAGGGCATGTTTATAAAACAGATAGTAAAAAAGATTTAGAACCAAAAGGCCTTGAATTCATACGTAATATTAAAGCAAAAGTAAATATACCGGTAATAGCAATAGGTGGAATTACACCTCAAAATGCAAAAGAGGTAATAAATGCTGGTGCTGATGGCATAGCAGTAATGTCATCAATTATGTCATCTAAAGATACCAATAGAATAATTAAAGAATATCAAGGTCTGTGTTAATCACTTTAGTCAGTGAAGTCTGTGTCTATTAATTAATAAGGTTTTATATTAAATTTATCATTCAAAGTAAAAATTAAATGGTAAAATATTTTATTAAAGTAACTTATGCCTTATAGTTAATAATTAAGGTTTTTAATGTTAATAATTATATTGGATAATTTTTTATAAAGGAGAACTTTTATATGAGTGAATTAGGATTACCAACAAACTTTATTCAAAACATTATTACCGAAGATATAAAAAATAATAAAAATGAGGGTAGAGTTCATACAAGGTTTCCTCCCGAACCAAATGGATATTTACATATTGGCCATGCCAAATCCATCTGCCTAAACTTTGGCCTAGCATTGAGGAATGAAGGGCTGTGTAACCTCAGGTTTGATGACACTAATCCCAGCAAAGAAGATATTGAATATGTAGATTCTATAAAGCGTGATGTTAAATGGTTGGGCTTTGATTGGGAAGACAGGCTGTATTATGCCTCTGATTACTTTGAGCACTTTTATCAATTTGCAGTTCAACTTATTAAAGATGGAAAAGCCTATGTTTGTGACCTAGATCCTGATGAAATACGAGAATATCGGGGAACATTAACTGAGCCCGGAAAAAACAGTCCATATCGTGACCGTTCTGTTGAAGAAAACCTAGATTTATTTGAACGTATGAAAAATGGGGAATTTCCTGATGGATCTAAAGTGTTACGAGCCAAGATAGATATGGCTTCTGGCAACTTAAATATGAGAGATCCAGTTCTTTATAGAGTACTAAGGGCAACTCATCATAAAACTGGGGATGAGTGGTGTATTTATCCTATGTATGATTATGCCCATCCACTATCGGATGCTTTAGAAAATATTACTCACTCTATATGTACTCTTGAATTTGCAGACCATAGACCACTTTATGATTGGTTTTTAGATAACATAGATTATAGCAAAGTTGAGGGAGTAAAAGGAAGACCTCAACAAATAGAGTTTGCAAGGCTAAACTTAACATATACTGTCATGAGCAAGCGCAAGCTGCGCCAGCTAGTAGAAGAAGGGTATGTAGCTGGTTGGGACGACCCGCGTATGCCAACTATATCTGGTCTTAGAAGGCGAGGTTATACCCCGGAGTCTATTAGAGATTTCTGTGATAGAATTGGTGTGGCTAAAAGTGATAATATGGTAGACATTGCACTGCTTGAGCATTGTATAAGAGAAGATTTAAATGCAAATGCTGCAAGAGTTATGGCGGTACTTAGGCCTATTAAACTGGTAATTGAAAACTATCCAGAAGGTAAGGTAGAGTGGGTTGAAATTACTAACAATCCAGAGAACCCGGAAATGGGCTCTAGAACTTTACCTTTTTCTAGAGAAATATATATTGAACAAGAAGACTTTATGGAAGATCCACCAAAAAAATTCTTTCGTTTAGCACCAGATAAAGAGGTAAGACTTAAAGGGGCATATATAATTAAATGTGAAGAGGTTATTAAAGATAGTTCAGGTGAAATTGTTGAGATTCGCTGTACCTATGACCCAGACTCCAAAAGTGGTGGGCCTACTGCAGGTCGAAAAGTGAAAGGAACCCTTCATTGGGTATGTGCTAGTCATGCAGTAGATGCAAAAGTGTGCTTATATGACCACTTATTTACACAAGAAAACCCAGATAATGATGAAGAAGGTTTAGATTTTAAATCAAAAATAAATCCTAATTCATTAGAGATATTAGCTACTGCAAAAGTAGAGCCGTCTTTACAAGAGGTAGAACCTGAAACTCGTTTTCAATTTCTTAGACAAGGATATTTTACAGTAGACCAAGAATCAACCAATGAAAACCTTGTTTTCAATAGGATTGTCTCTTTAAGAGATACATGGGCAAAGATAAAAAAGAAATAGCAAAGGACGGGAAAATCCCGTCCTAAATTGACTATTCTCTATCATAGGTTGACCAACCTAATAGATCATATATTACTCAATATCCTATAACAGCTTCAACTATATTAATAATGGCTAAAACATATAAGATTGTAGTTAAAGTTGGTCCTACAACTGCAATGGTAGGGATAACAAATAGAATTGCAGCTAAGATTAACCTTAACCCTCTATCCCAGGTTGCTAAATTGCGTTCAAATTCTAATTTCAACTTTAATCACCTCAGGTATATTTTATCTTTCGATATTGTTTTTTATGTATAGTAGAACAGAGAATAATAATATTACTTTTTTTATTATTCAAATATATTAGGATAAACTTTTATCGATAGAGTTGAATTAGCTTATGAAATAAAGTAAAGTTTTATTTGGTTTACCAAAAATATAATTATATTAGATGACATAGCAGTGGAGGTGTTTGAAATTTCTAGGTGTTTGTATTGTAGGAAAAAAGACAGTTCAAATGAGGTGAATACATCAATACTTGTTAATGGTGAGTTAAAACAAATGCAAACAGTATCTTGCTCAGATGAATGTGCAGACAAAATTCAAGAATTTGCAGAGTTTAATAATATAAGCTCAAAAAATTTTGTTAAAATTGGAATAGCAGGTATAATTTTTTTCCTGTTTTTAATTGCGCTTAATACGGTCGGGTTTCAAGTAGATATATTTCCTTTTATTATAATTTTTTTTGGGGCTGTTTTCTTACTTTATCCCCTAGCAACATGGGGGTTTTATAAAAGAATAGGTATAAAATATATGACTATAATTGTTAGGGTTCTAGCAATTCTCTTAATTGTACTAGGTGTTTTAAGACTTATCTAACATAAATATAAACTAACCCAAGGGTGGTATTATATTTAATTCATCCTTGGGTTAGTTAGATTCTGCAAAATTTTTGAAATTATCAATTGTTTTTCTGTGAAACCCCTTTTTCTTCCTGTAGCGAAATTATAACAGCTTTTAATTCAGCAATTTCATTTGATAGTCTTTCTAATTCTGTTTGGGCATCTTCTTCTTCATCCTCTTCTTTGTTTACTTTAGTTTCTACCACAATTTCTTGGAAGTTAGTAACAATTACTCCGATAAATAGGTTTATGACAATAAATGTACCTATTAAAATAAAAGCTACAAAATATATCCATGCCCATGGCAATTCAACTAAAATAGGCCTCATAACTGCACTAGCCCAAGATTCAAGTGTAACAACTTGAAATAAAGCAAGTAGAGATGTCCCTAAAGTTCCAAAGTATTCTGGTGCAACTTCAGCAAACAGTATTGTACCCATAACTGCAAACACATAAAAAATTAATCCCATTAAAAGCAAAATATTGCCTAAAGCTGGTATTGTTTTAATTAAAGCAGTTACTAACCTTTGTAAAGAGGGTATCACAGATATAGCTCTTAAAATTCTGAAGACACGAATAATACGTAATATTGATACAAAATGTCCACTAACAAGAATATGGGCACTAGCAACAATTATAAAATCAAATACGTTCCATCCGTCTTTAAAAAAGTTATACCATTTATCTGTTGCTAATAAACGCAAAATTATTTCTATAGTAAAAACCCATAAAAATATACTTTCAGCA from Candidatus Syntrophocurvum alkaliphilum includes these protein-coding regions:
- the thiS gene encoding sulfur carrier protein ThiS — its product is MLIVNGKEMKFEKDITVNELLQKLDLNPDKVVVEVNLDIVSKDRYDEHILSDSDSVEIVAFVGGG
- a CDS encoding thiazole synthase; the protein is MDPLMIGGTALNSRLLIGTGKYANDAVMPEVIKKSGTEVVTVALRRVDMESKQDNIIEHIPEECILLPNTSGARNAEEAVRIARLARAMGCGDWVKIEVISDNKYLLPDNYETTKATEILAKEGFVVLPYMSPDLKAAQRMADAGAAAVMPLGAPIGSNRGIRTKELVQIMIDEIDLPIIVDAGIGKPSEAAEAMEMGAAAVLVNTAIATAQDPVNMGEAFALAVKAGRMAYLAKTGPEKVYASASSPLTGFLHEGDL
- a CDS encoding glutamine--tRNA ligase/YqeY domain fusion protein, producing MSELGLPTNFIQNIITEDIKNNKNEGRVHTRFPPEPNGYLHIGHAKSICLNFGLALRNEGLCNLRFDDTNPSKEDIEYVDSIKRDVKWLGFDWEDRLYYASDYFEHFYQFAVQLIKDGKAYVCDLDPDEIREYRGTLTEPGKNSPYRDRSVEENLDLFERMKNGEFPDGSKVLRAKIDMASGNLNMRDPVLYRVLRATHHKTGDEWCIYPMYDYAHPLSDALENITHSICTLEFADHRPLYDWFLDNIDYSKVEGVKGRPQQIEFARLNLTYTVMSKRKLRQLVEEGYVAGWDDPRMPTISGLRRRGYTPESIRDFCDRIGVAKSDNMVDIALLEHCIREDLNANAARVMAVLRPIKLVIENYPEGKVEWVEITNNPENPEMGSRTLPFSREIYIEQEDFMEDPPKKFFRLAPDKEVRLKGAYIIKCEEVIKDSSGEIVEIRCTYDPDSKSGGPTAGRKVKGTLHWVCASHAVDAKVCLYDHLFTQENPDNDEEGLDFKSKINPNSLEILATAKVEPSLQEVEPETRFQFLRQGYFTVDQESTNENLVFNRIVSLRDTWAKIKKK
- the thiF gene encoding sulfur carrier protein ThiS adenylyltransferase ThiF, whose product is MKIMLNEKSHFVSSGTTAFQLRDEVKPDADIVVFNGFIVKEDYPLKDGDKITLIKRGEIPSQEEMESLLVARHTPGVHESVKKAFVGIAGLGGLGSNVAVSLARLGIGRLLLIDFDIVEPSNLNRQQYFINHIGMPKTEALKELIAQINPFVEVETKDAYLDSTNIKEVFSDVDIIVEAFDNPQSKAELVNIVLQSLPNKPIVAASGMAGYFSNNLITTKKIRENFYLVGDDTSEAKPGSGLMAPRVGIAANHQANMVLRLILGEKDI
- the thiC gene encoding phosphomethylpyrimidine synthase ThiC, which translates into the protein MYTTQMDAARKGIVTKEMEIVAKKEQMNVLDLLELVAKGTVIVPANKNHKNLDPEGIGKGMKTKINVNLGISKDCPNIEAELEKVQVALDMKVEAIMDLSSYGKTEEFRQRVIAMSPAMIGTVPVYDAIGFYDKELSEIKSEEFLDVVEKHAQDGVDFVTIHAGINKETAEVFKRNSRLTNIVSRGGALMYAWMELNNKENPFFEHYDKLLDICEKYDLTLSLGDACRPGSINDSTDASQIKELMILGELTKRAWERNVQVMIEGPGHMAINEIEANMVIEKKLCHGAPFYVLGPLVTDVAPGYDHITSAIGGAIAASHGADFLCYVTPAEHLRLPNLEDMKEGIIASKIAAHAGDIAKNVKGAKEWDYEMSKARQQLDWERMFELAIDPAKARRYREESMPEHSDSCTMCGKMCSMRNMNKVMEGKSVNILRED
- the thiE gene encoding thiamine phosphate synthase, giving the protein MMLYLVTNRHLIKEDNLLNVVKKSVEAGANAVILREKDLNFEELYPITMEIKKVTEKNNALLIVNNNLDVAIKSKADGYHSSFKDFINASKHFPRTKGVSIHSVEEAIIAENNGADYLLAGHVYKTDSKKDLEPKGLEFIRNIKAKVNIPVIAIGGITPQNAKEVINAGADGIAVMSSIMSSKDTNRIIKEYQGLC
- a CDS encoding YgaP-like transmembrane domain produces the protein MKLEFERNLATWDRGLRLILAAILFVIPTIAVVGPTLTTILYVLAIINIVEAVIGY
- a CDS encoding ion transporter yields the protein MQPVFNNANVEKKPYSAWSARIVQHPLFTKFIITLILINAVVIGLETYPDIFTAYKGYFIIAESIFLWVFTIEIILRLLATDKWYNFFKDGWNVFDFIIVASAHILVSGHFVSILRIIRVFRILRAISVIPSLQRLVTALIKTIPALGNILLLMGLIFYVFAVMGTILFAEVAPEYFGTLGTSLLALFQVVTLESWASAVMRPILVELPWAWIYFVAFILIGTFIVINLFIGVIVTNFQEIVVETKVNKEEDEEEDAQTELERLSNEIAELKAVIISLQEEKGVSQKNN
- the thiH gene encoding 2-iminoacetate synthase ThiH, which codes for MSFYEYYSNYKNIEHEAFFKNLTEADILRTISKSKISELEFLALLSPLAANYLEDMARRAHQASLQHFGKTVLLYTPMYLANHCTNHCSYCTFSVANNISRHKLSLEEIDKEAKTISATGLKHILVLTGESRKDTPVSYITEAVKILKKYFDSISIEIYPLTEEEYKQLIDAGVDGLTIYQEVYNEKIYDQVHISGPKKDYHFRLDAPERACKAKIRSVNIGALLGLNDWRKEAFTTGLHANYLQSTYMDVETSVSLPRLRPHKGSFEQVVHVSDKDLVQIMLALKIFMPYLGITISTREKQELRNHLIPLGVTKMSAGVSTEVGGHSSCIDGDGQFEISDTRSVDEIRDAIRERGFQPVFKNWMQIT